DNA from Polaribacter sp. NJDZ03:
TAAACGTTCGTATTCCTTCTTATTATAAAGAGAAAGAATTGGCAGTACGTAAAAAACTAGCAAGTGCTTTGGTACGTGGTAAAGTAGATTTTTCAATTTTTGTAGAAATGACTGCAGATGAAACTTCTACAACTATTAATCACGGGGTTGTAAAGGAATATATGCAACAACTAAGAAATGTTGTACAAACCGGAACTACTAATGATGTTGAATTATTGAAAATGGCCGTAAGAATGCCAGACGCTTTAAAGACAGAACGTGAAGAATTAGATGAAAACGAATGGAACCTAATCAACGAAAGTGTAGATATTGCTATTAAAGATATTGTACAATATAGAATTGATGAAGCTTCTTCTTTAGAAATAGATTTTAAAGAAAGAATTGCTAATATTAAAACCTATTTAGAGGAAGTAAAAGCTTTAGATGGAGATAGAGTAGAAAACGTAAAAACACGTTTAAAAAAGGCTATCGACGATTTAAAGGTAGATACAGATGAAAATCGT
Protein-coding regions in this window:
- a CDS encoding YicC family protein, with the translated sequence MTGYGKSVLQLPTKKVTIEIKSLNSKNLDLNVRIPSYYKEKELAVRKKLASALVRGKVDFSIFVEMTADETSTTINHGVVKEYMQQLRNVVQTGTTNDVELLKMAVRMPDALKTEREELDENEWNLINESVDIAIKDIVQYRIDEASSLEIDFKERIANIKTYLEEVKALDGDRVENVKTRLKKAIDDLKVDTDENRFEQELIYYLEKLDINEEKVRLANHLDYFLQTMESKDSNGKKLGFIVQEMGREINTTGSKANFAPMQKAVIQMKNELEQIKEQILNVL